In a single window of the Amycolatopsis sp. cg5 genome:
- a CDS encoding right-handed parallel beta-helix repeat-containing protein, translated as MIIKTLAAVAMAGQLVAQPAADTVNVKNAAELSAALAAAKPGVTIKLADGDYSGQFIAAKPGTASSPITLTGTAKAVLHNPVFKPADTDCPSGQTGYGLWLQGANYWNITGISVKDSQKGIVLDGASHVTIDSVTVHDVGAEGVHFRKSSAYGVIKNSTIYNTGKEKPGYGEGVYFGSANSNWSCFGTNGGKSPDASDYGQALNNKIGPGVAAEGIDIKEGTHDGVISGNILDGTGEKNQNSGDSTIDVKGDKYTITGNKVKNPYLDGFQVHNVWGKTGCGNVFKNNTFTLTNATGYGINATNQSSCITQKSPNVIGASNTATGGKGVSKTPVTPGT; from the coding sequence GTGATCATCAAGACCCTCGCGGCCGTCGCGATGGCAGGCCAGCTCGTGGCCCAGCCCGCCGCCGACACGGTCAACGTCAAGAACGCGGCCGAACTGTCCGCGGCACTCGCCGCCGCCAAACCCGGCGTCACCATCAAACTGGCGGACGGCGACTACAGCGGCCAGTTCATCGCGGCCAAACCCGGCACCGCCTCGTCCCCGATCACCCTCACCGGCACCGCGAAGGCCGTGCTCCACAACCCGGTGTTCAAGCCCGCTGACACCGACTGCCCGTCCGGCCAGACCGGCTACGGCCTGTGGCTGCAAGGCGCGAACTACTGGAACATCACCGGGATCTCGGTCAAGGACTCCCAGAAGGGCATCGTCCTCGACGGCGCCTCCCACGTCACGATCGACAGCGTGACCGTGCACGACGTCGGCGCCGAGGGCGTCCACTTCCGCAAGAGCAGCGCGTACGGCGTCATCAAGAACTCGACGATCTACAACACCGGCAAGGAGAAGCCCGGCTACGGCGAGGGCGTCTACTTCGGCTCGGCCAACAGCAACTGGTCCTGCTTCGGCACCAACGGCGGCAAGAGCCCCGACGCCAGCGACTACGGCCAGGCACTCAACAACAAGATCGGCCCCGGCGTCGCCGCCGAGGGCATCGACATCAAGGAAGGCACCCACGACGGCGTCATCTCCGGCAACATCCTCGACGGCACCGGCGAGAAGAACCAGAACTCCGGCGACTCGACGATCGACGTCAAGGGCGACAAGTACACGATCACCGGCAACAAGGTGAAGAACCCGTACCTCGACGGCTTCCAGGTCCACAACGTGTGGGGCAAGACGGGCTGCGGCAACGTCTTCAAGAACAACACCTTCACGCTGACCAACGCGACCGGCTACGGCATCAACGCCACCAACCAGAGCTCGTGCATCACGCAGAAGTCGCCCAACGTGATCGGGGCCTCCAACACCGCCACCGGCGGCAAGGGCGTCTCCAAGACCCCGGTCACCCCCGGCACCTGA
- a CDS encoding MFS transporter, whose translation MIGTTLRTVAGLNRELRTLFTVTLLFRAGLMAFPFLSAYLLIGGAYGPVDVGLIIGTFGLGALLADISASVLLGRIPARTVMVTGLVLHALVLAIVPALHGVGVLAAATFAWGFTFEIYTPASYSQIIDRSTPEERKVAFACNRLAINVGMGIGPVLGGLVFALAPVSLFWINAACVLGATAYLLRGTERGGTTAAAAPGARRRMIAPTVREETRFWTIFGLSLPIHLAYALPPVLVSAYLIQGLGMPSYWVSVVFVVNAGIVILFEVPLNKAMDSLSHSRSLLIGYAAAGLGFAAMGLSSSPAVIIGATVLWTIGEMIVFPSLLSYVSDLSGRDIADRNMSLYSGGVSIGVIAAPAASLALTTHGTPGTPWLVIGLTVLAAFALLACARLTTYTWRPTPIPGS comes from the coding sequence GTGATCGGCACGACCTTGCGCACCGTCGCCGGCCTCAACCGCGAGCTGCGCACCCTCTTCACGGTGACGCTCCTGTTCCGCGCCGGCCTGATGGCGTTCCCGTTCCTGTCCGCGTACCTGCTCATCGGCGGCGCGTACGGGCCGGTCGACGTCGGCCTCATCATCGGCACCTTCGGCCTGGGAGCACTGCTCGCCGACATCTCGGCGAGCGTGCTGCTCGGCCGGATCCCGGCCCGCACGGTGATGGTCACCGGCCTGGTCCTGCACGCGCTGGTGCTGGCCATCGTCCCGGCACTGCACGGCGTCGGCGTGCTCGCGGCCGCGACCTTCGCGTGGGGCTTCACGTTCGAGATCTACACGCCCGCGTCGTACTCCCAGATCATCGACCGCTCCACGCCAGAGGAGCGCAAAGTGGCGTTCGCCTGCAACCGGCTGGCGATCAACGTCGGCATGGGCATCGGCCCGGTGCTCGGCGGCCTCGTCTTCGCACTCGCCCCGGTCTCGCTGTTCTGGATCAACGCGGCCTGCGTACTCGGCGCGACGGCCTACCTCCTGCGCGGCACCGAGCGCGGCGGCACGACCGCGGCCGCCGCGCCGGGTGCCCGGCGCCGGATGATCGCGCCCACCGTCCGCGAGGAAACCCGGTTCTGGACGATCTTCGGCCTGTCCCTGCCGATCCACCTCGCGTACGCGTTGCCGCCGGTGCTGGTCAGCGCCTACCTGATCCAGGGCCTGGGCATGCCGAGTTACTGGGTGAGCGTGGTGTTCGTGGTCAACGCGGGCATCGTGATCCTGTTCGAGGTCCCGCTCAACAAGGCCATGGACTCCCTTTCCCACTCCCGTTCCCTGCTCATCGGCTACGCGGCGGCCGGCTTGGGTTTCGCCGCGATGGGCCTGTCCTCATCGCCCGCGGTCATCATCGGCGCGACGGTCCTGTGGACGATCGGCGAGATGATCGTCTTCCCCAGCCTGCTGAGCTACGTCAGCGATCTCTCCGGCCGCGACATCGCCGACCGCAACATGAGCCTCTACTCAGGCGGCGTCTCGATCGGCGTGATCGCCGCCCCGGCGGCCAGCCTCGCCCTCACCACCCACGGCACCCCAGGCACCCCCTGGCTCGTCATCGGCCTGACGGTCCTGGCCGCCTTCGCCCTCCTCGCCTGCGCCCGCCTCACCACCTACACCTGGCGCCCCACCCCCATCCCAGGCTCGTGA
- a CDS encoding acetyl-CoA carboxylase biotin carboxylase subunit family protein, which produces MFNQRNANGDRYLLVLGADILLRERAIVSALRSYPGQVLGMAPTPDGQNRFFDDVLRADYYDAEAALAAVERYELETGLRPEAVVPIIEMTVHVSVAISKHYGLPSLSEEAVGLSRDKHTMKAAFEQAGVPTARHRTFSTLADLREVSEELTFPLVLKPRDFAGNTGTIKVDSPDELPAAYDHCRDELLAIAPLYDFSDGRFQAEEFVRSTHEISVEVLNYGDERAVLAVTDKAKLPPPHFTEIGQLVPSRESDNDAVRDLGIKACEALGITRGIAHVEILVNGSDLSVVEVAARPGGDGIMDLIDRVYGFSPYDLHYASYLNTMDELPKIPREPQGIGAIRFLKAPVGTITAVNDVEQFTGEELALYVTAKAGDRSNPASSYLTRDGVMEFFRPGAKAAADPVAFAKAVAELAAFRTKAVFTVAQEGDSR; this is translated from the coding sequence ATGTTCAATCAGCGTAACGCGAATGGTGACCGCTATCTGCTGGTGCTCGGCGCCGACATCCTACTGCGCGAACGCGCGATAGTGTCGGCCTTGCGCAGTTATCCCGGGCAGGTACTGGGGATGGCGCCGACGCCGGACGGCCAGAACCGCTTCTTCGACGACGTGCTCCGCGCCGACTACTACGACGCCGAGGCCGCGCTCGCCGCGGTCGAGCGCTACGAACTCGAAACCGGCCTCCGTCCCGAAGCCGTGGTCCCCATCATCGAGATGACGGTCCACGTTTCGGTCGCCATCTCGAAGCACTACGGCCTGCCGAGCCTTTCCGAAGAGGCGGTGGGTCTTTCGCGGGACAAGCACACGATGAAGGCCGCGTTCGAGCAGGCCGGGGTCCCGACCGCGCGGCACCGCACCTTCTCCACTCTCGCCGACCTGCGCGAGGTGTCCGAGGAGCTGACGTTCCCGCTGGTGCTCAAGCCCCGTGACTTCGCGGGCAACACCGGCACGATCAAGGTCGACTCCCCCGACGAGCTGCCCGCCGCCTACGACCACTGCCGCGACGAGCTGCTCGCGATCGCCCCGCTCTACGACTTCAGCGACGGCCGCTTCCAGGCCGAGGAGTTCGTCCGCTCGACCCACGAGATCTCGGTCGAGGTCCTCAACTACGGCGACGAGCGCGCGGTGCTCGCGGTCACCGACAAGGCCAAGCTCCCGCCGCCGCACTTCACCGAGATCGGCCAGCTCGTCCCGAGCCGCGAGAGCGACAACGACGCGGTGCGCGACCTGGGCATCAAGGCCTGCGAGGCACTCGGCATCACCCGGGGCATCGCGCACGTCGAAATCCTGGTGAACGGCTCGGATCTGAGCGTCGTCGAGGTCGCGGCCCGGCCGGGCGGCGACGGCATCATGGACCTCATCGACCGCGTGTACGGCTTCAGCCCGTACGACCTGCACTACGCGTCCTACCTGAACACCATGGACGAGCTGCCGAAGATCCCCCGCGAGCCACAGGGCATCGGCGCGATCCGGTTCCTCAAGGCACCGGTCGGCACGATCACGGCCGTCAACGACGTCGAGCAGTTCACCGGCGAAGAACTCGCGTTGTACGTCACCGCCAAGGCGGGCGACCGGTCCAATCCGGCTTCCTCATATCTGACCCGTGACGGCGTCATGGAATTCTTCCGCCCCGGTGCGAAAGCGGCCGCCGACCCCGTAGCGTTCGCGAAAGCGGTGGCCGAACTCGCCGCCTTCAGGACCAAGGCGGTGTTCACCGTCGCCCAGGAAGGGGACTCGCGGTGA
- the ahcY gene encoding adenosylhomocysteinase: MNSQLRKINGVEFAVADLALAESGRHQIRLAEQEMPGLMATRREFGAAKPLKGARIAGSLHMTVQTAVLIETLVELGASVRWVSCNIFSTQDEAASAVVVGPNGTPDKPEGTPVFAWKGETLEEYWWCTDQLFRFEGGQGPTAILDDGGDATLLVHKGVEFEAAGVVPAPGEDDPEEYQLVLRTLAESIAKDGQRFTRMAKEILGVTEETTNGVKRLYKLATDGELLFAGINVNDSVTKSKFDNKYGIRHSLIDGLNRGTDVMIAGKLAVICGYGDVGKGAAESLRGQGARVVVTEVDPICALQAAMEGLPVVDLNDVLADGDIFITTTGNFNIIMADQMAKMKHNAIVGNVGHFDNEIDMAGLAKIPGIKKIEIKPQVHEWQFPDGHSLIVLSEGRLMNLGNATGHPSFVMSNSFTNQTIAQLELHTKPGEYGKEVYRLPKHLDEKVARLHLDALGVKLTKLTKEQADYIGVDVEGPYKLDHYRY, from the coding sequence ATGAATTCCCAGTTGCGCAAGATCAACGGTGTCGAATTCGCCGTGGCGGACTTGGCGTTGGCCGAGTCGGGCAGGCATCAGATCCGGCTGGCCGAGCAGGAGATGCCGGGGCTGATGGCGACCCGCCGCGAATTCGGCGCCGCCAAGCCGCTCAAGGGCGCGCGGATCGCCGGGTCGCTGCACATGACCGTGCAGACCGCGGTGCTGATCGAGACCCTGGTCGAGCTGGGCGCGTCGGTGCGCTGGGTGTCCTGCAACATCTTCTCGACCCAGGACGAGGCGGCGTCGGCGGTCGTGGTCGGACCGAACGGCACCCCGGACAAGCCCGAAGGCACCCCGGTGTTCGCCTGGAAGGGTGAGACGCTGGAGGAGTACTGGTGGTGCACCGACCAGCTGTTCCGCTTCGAGGGCGGGCAGGGGCCGACGGCGATCCTCGACGACGGCGGTGACGCGACCCTGCTGGTGCACAAGGGTGTCGAGTTCGAGGCGGCGGGCGTGGTGCCCGCGCCGGGCGAGGACGACCCCGAGGAGTACCAGCTCGTGCTGCGCACGCTGGCCGAGTCGATCGCCAAGGACGGCCAGCGGTTCACCCGGATGGCCAAGGAGATCCTCGGTGTCACCGAGGAGACGACCAACGGTGTCAAGCGGCTCTACAAGCTGGCCACCGACGGCGAGCTGCTGTTCGCCGGGATCAACGTCAACGACTCGGTGACCAAGTCGAAGTTCGACAACAAGTACGGCATCCGCCACTCGCTGATCGACGGCCTCAACCGCGGCACCGACGTGATGATCGCCGGCAAGCTCGCCGTGATCTGCGGGTACGGCGACGTCGGCAAGGGCGCCGCGGAATCCCTGCGCGGGCAGGGCGCGCGCGTCGTGGTCACCGAGGTCGACCCCATCTGCGCGCTGCAGGCGGCCATGGAGGGCCTGCCGGTCGTCGACCTGAACGACGTGCTCGCCGACGGCGACATCTTCATCACCACCACCGGCAACTTCAACATCATCATGGCCGACCAGATGGCCAAGATGAAGCACAACGCGATCGTCGGCAACGTCGGCCACTTCGACAACGAGATCGACATGGCGGGCCTCGCGAAGATCCCCGGCATCAAGAAGATCGAGATCAAGCCGCAGGTGCATGAATGGCAGTTCCCGGACGGGCACTCGCTGATCGTGCTGTCCGAGGGCAGGCTGATGAACCTCGGCAACGCCACCGGGCACCCGAGCTTCGTCATGTCGAACTCGTTCACCAACCAGACGATCGCCCAGCTGGAGCTGCACACCAAGCCCGGCGAATACGGCAAAGAGGTCTACCGGCTGCCCAAGCACCTCGACGAGAAGGTCGCCAGGCTGCACTTGGACGCGCTCGGCGTGAAGCTGACCAAGCTGACCAAGGAGCAGGCCGACTACATCGGCGTGGACGTCGAAGGCCCGTACAAGCTCGACCACTACCGCTACTGA
- a CDS encoding RraA family protein: MKTVHNELVRPRQELVDAFVALTREYSPSCLVADSTAPVGVIGGLRPVKREHKIAGPALTVQLQADELVDCLPVLGKAKPGDVIVVACQRSPRLAMWGGLMSTLSQMAGIAGAVIDGMVRDVDEVRDLDFPVWYHGTLPRRCPAITHDGTEPLQTNVPVVIEGQIIEPGDIVVADENGLGIVSPSVARTVLDDTRELLGRENVIRDKIVAGATLHELLAEFGAL; encoded by the coding sequence ATGAAGACCGTCCACAATGAACTCGTCAGGCCGCGGCAGGAGCTCGTCGACGCCTTCGTCGCGCTGACCCGCGAGTACAGCCCGAGCTGTCTGGTCGCCGACTCGACCGCGCCGGTCGGCGTGATCGGCGGGCTGCGCCCGGTCAAGCGCGAGCACAAGATCGCCGGCCCGGCGCTGACGGTCCAGCTGCAGGCCGACGAGCTCGTCGACTGCCTGCCGGTGCTCGGCAAGGCGAAACCGGGCGACGTCATCGTGGTGGCGTGCCAACGTTCGCCGAGGCTGGCGATGTGGGGCGGGCTGATGTCGACGCTGTCGCAGATGGCGGGCATCGCGGGCGCGGTCATCGACGGGATGGTCCGCGACGTCGACGAGGTGCGGGACCTGGACTTCCCGGTCTGGTATCACGGGACGCTGCCCCGGCGGTGCCCGGCGATCACGCACGACGGCACGGAACCGTTGCAGACCAACGTTCCCGTGGTCATCGAGGGGCAGATCATCGAGCCGGGTGACATCGTCGTGGCCGACGAGAACGGCCTCGGCATCGTGTCCCCGTCCGTCGCGCGGACGGTCCTCGACGACACCCGTGAGCTGCTGGGCAGGGAGAACGTCATCCGCGACAAGATCGTCGCAGGCGCCACCCTGCACGAGCTATTGGCCGAGTTCGGTGCCTTGTAG
- a CDS encoding PLP-dependent aminotransferase family protein, producing the protein MWQHLFARSVASGAGNEITAILSQAGDERIIAFSGGYPHPDTFPRAALERSFSRVVADPAALQYAPTAGLPGLRDWFTGWLGEHDGLRPADDEFIVTSGGMEGLKLLTGCLLDPGDRVLVEGPTFMGAIMAIKSAMGVIEAVPMDSGGLDVDALERVLSSTGKVKFLYVIPDYQNPMGVSLSVERRHALIALARRHGLLIIEDVAYRELGYDGDRRPSLRTLGPDVVAQLGTFSKTFSPGLRMGWISAPAPLIAALSGAKQFTDQCTGALGQLLLEDYGRSGGFDDGIAASRAFYRHRREAMLSALDAHLPKWVRFTRPEGGFFSWLSVPDSIDTLTLAERALADGITFVPGGIFYPGGRGSHELRLAFSKVPVEKIDEGICLLGKVLSNFDRKGQ; encoded by the coding sequence GTGTGGCAGCACCTGTTCGCCCGTAGCGTCGCCAGCGGCGCCGGCAACGAGATCACCGCGATCCTCAGCCAAGCCGGTGACGAGCGGATCATCGCGTTCTCCGGCGGCTATCCGCATCCCGACACGTTCCCGCGTGCCGCGCTCGAGCGGAGTTTCTCCCGCGTGGTGGCCGATCCGGCCGCGTTGCAGTACGCGCCGACCGCCGGGCTGCCGGGGCTGCGCGACTGGTTCACCGGCTGGCTCGGCGAGCACGACGGCCTCCGTCCGGCCGACGACGAGTTCATCGTCACCAGCGGCGGCATGGAGGGCTTGAAGCTGCTGACCGGCTGCCTGCTGGACCCTGGTGACCGCGTGCTCGTCGAAGGCCCGACGTTCATGGGCGCCATCATGGCCATCAAGAGCGCGATGGGTGTCATCGAAGCCGTGCCGATGGACTCCGGCGGGCTCGACGTCGACGCGCTGGAGCGGGTGCTTTCGTCGACGGGGAAGGTCAAGTTCCTCTACGTCATCCCGGACTACCAGAACCCGATGGGCGTGAGCCTCTCGGTCGAGCGGCGGCACGCGCTGATCGCGCTGGCCAGGCGGCACGGCCTGCTGATCATCGAGGACGTGGCCTACCGCGAACTCGGCTACGACGGTGACCGGCGGCCGAGCCTGCGGACGCTCGGGCCGGACGTCGTGGCCCAGCTCGGCACGTTCTCCAAGACCTTCTCCCCCGGCCTGCGGATGGGCTGGATCTCGGCGCCCGCGCCGCTGATCGCCGCGCTGAGCGGCGCGAAGCAGTTCACCGACCAGTGCACCGGCGCGCTCGGGCAGCTGCTGCTGGAGGACTACGGGCGCTCCGGCGGGTTCGACGACGGCATCGCGGCGTCACGCGCGTTCTATCGCCACCGGCGCGAGGCGATGCTGAGCGCACTCGACGCGCATCTGCCGAAGTGGGTGCGGTTCACCCGGCCGGAAGGCGGGTTCTTCAGCTGGCTGAGCGTGCCGGACTCGATCGACACGCTCACGCTCGCCGAACGGGCGCTGGCCGACGGGATCACCTTCGTGCCCGGCGGGATCTTCTACCCCGGCGGCCGCGGCTCGCACGAGCTGCGGCTCGCGTTCAGCAAGGTGCCGGTGGAGAAGATCGACGAAGGAATCTGCCTGCTCGGGAAGGTCCTCAGCAATTTCGACCGAAAAGGACAGTGA
- a CDS encoding flavin reductase family protein, with protein sequence MDAVSMRETLGRFASGVTIVTTAQGETREAHGMTANAFTSVSLDPPLVLVSVSTSAKMDKRIEETGRYAVSVLSGEQKPLSLHFAGAANEPDLVDFVWRNGLPLLDGALAHLTCSVRASYPAGDHTLHVGEIDGLWHRDGDPLVFYSGELRSLVGSM encoded by the coding sequence GTGGACGCCGTGAGTATGCGCGAGACGCTGGGCAGGTTCGCCAGCGGCGTCACCATCGTGACGACCGCGCAGGGCGAGACTCGCGAGGCACACGGGATGACGGCGAACGCGTTCACCTCGGTGTCGCTGGACCCGCCACTGGTGCTCGTCTCCGTGTCCACCTCGGCCAAGATGGACAAGCGCATCGAGGAGACCGGCCGGTACGCCGTCTCGGTGCTCAGTGGCGAGCAGAAGCCGCTGTCACTGCATTTCGCCGGCGCGGCGAACGAACCCGATCTCGTCGACTTCGTGTGGCGCAACGGTTTGCCGTTGCTCGACGGCGCGCTGGCGCACCTGACCTGCTCGGTGCGCGCGTCCTACCCGGCGGGTGACCACACGCTGCACGTCGGCGAGATCGACGGGCTGTGGCACCGCGACGGCGACCCGCTCGTCTTCTACAGCGGTGAGTTGCGCTCCCTCGTCGGTTCGATGTGA
- a CDS encoding 4-hydroxyphenylacetate 3-hydroxylase family protein translates to MTTNAIRPMTGAEYLESLRDDREVHLFGERVKDVTTHPGFRNSARSIARLYDALHAPEAEGVLRVPTDTGNGGFTHPFFKTARSSEDLVTARDAIAAWQRQVYGWMGRTPDYKACLLGTLGANSGFYGEYEPNALRWYKEAQERVLYFNHALVHPPIDRSKPADQVADVCVHVEKETDSGLIVSGAKVVATGSALTNSNFVAHHGLPVKDKKFGLVFTVPMNSPGMKLFCRTSYEMAAAAMGSPFDYPLSSRFDENDAIMVLDKVLVPWENVFMYDAEEASGFTSGSGFLERFTFHGCTRLAVKLDFIAGCAMKAVEMTGTSGFRGVQAQIGEILNWRDLFWGLSDAMAKSPNAWIGDAVQPNLNYGLAYRTFMGTGYPRIKEILQQTLGSGLIYLNSHASDWKNPEIRPYLDKYVRGSGGIQAIDRVKLLKLLWDAVGTEFGGRHELYERNYAGDHETIRLHTLIAYQQTGQADPLKGFADQCMAEYDIDGWTRPDLIDADDLKLVRE, encoded by the coding sequence ATGACCACGAACGCCATCCGGCCGATGACCGGAGCCGAGTACCTCGAGTCGCTGCGCGACGACCGCGAAGTCCACCTCTTCGGCGAGCGGGTCAAGGACGTCACCACCCACCCCGGCTTCCGCAACAGCGCCCGCTCCATCGCTCGGCTCTACGACGCGCTGCACGCGCCGGAAGCCGAAGGCGTGCTACGCGTGCCGACCGACACGGGCAACGGCGGCTTCACGCACCCGTTCTTCAAGACCGCGCGCTCGTCGGAGGACCTCGTCACCGCCAGGGACGCGATCGCGGCCTGGCAGCGGCAGGTGTACGGCTGGATGGGCCGCACGCCGGACTACAAGGCGTGCCTGCTCGGCACGCTCGGCGCGAACTCGGGCTTCTACGGCGAATACGAGCCGAACGCGCTGCGCTGGTACAAGGAGGCGCAGGAGCGGGTGCTGTACTTCAACCACGCCCTCGTGCACCCGCCGATCGACCGCTCGAAGCCCGCCGACCAGGTCGCGGACGTGTGCGTGCACGTCGAGAAGGAGACCGACTCCGGGCTCATCGTCTCCGGCGCGAAGGTGGTCGCGACCGGCTCGGCGCTGACCAACTCGAACTTCGTGGCGCACCACGGGCTTCCGGTCAAGGACAAGAAGTTCGGCCTGGTGTTCACCGTGCCGATGAACTCGCCGGGCATGAAGTTGTTCTGCCGCACCTCCTACGAGATGGCCGCGGCCGCGATGGGCAGCCCGTTCGACTACCCGCTGTCGAGCCGGTTCGACGAGAACGACGCGATCATGGTGCTCGACAAGGTCTTGGTGCCTTGGGAGAACGTGTTCATGTACGACGCGGAGGAGGCGAGCGGCTTCACCAGCGGCTCGGGTTTCCTAGAGCGCTTCACCTTCCACGGCTGCACGCGGCTCGCGGTCAAGCTCGACTTCATCGCGGGCTGCGCGATGAAGGCCGTCGAGATGACCGGCACTTCGGGCTTCCGCGGTGTGCAGGCGCAGATCGGCGAGATCCTCAACTGGCGTGACCTGTTCTGGGGCCTGTCCGACGCGATGGCGAAGTCCCCGAACGCCTGGATCGGCGACGCCGTCCAGCCGAACCTCAACTACGGGCTGGCGTACCGGACGTTCATGGGCACCGGCTACCCGCGCATCAAGGAGATCCTGCAGCAGACGCTCGGCAGCGGGCTCATCTACCTGAACTCGCACGCGAGCGACTGGAAGAACCCCGAGATCCGGCCGTACCTCGACAAGTACGTCCGCGGCTCGGGCGGGATCCAGGCGATCGACCGGGTCAAGCTCCTCAAGCTGCTGTGGGACGCGGTCGGCACCGAATTCGGTGGCAGGCATGAGCTTTACGAGCGGAACTACGCCGGCGACCACGAGACGATCCGCCTGCACACCCTGATCGCGTACCAGCAGACGGGCCAGGCCGACCCGCTCAAGGGCTTCGCCGACCAGTGCATGGCCGAGTACGACATCGACGGCTGGACCAGGCCCGACCTGATCGACGCCGATGATCTCAAACTCGTGCGGGAGTGA
- a CDS encoding FAD/NAD(P)-binding protein yields the protein MRHPRATGTSTRDEGRQIAVVGGGVSAVCLLDALAESDGEPGGITVFETSCQLWRGRAFQLDLETVRVNIPPEGMSLRFGDTTVFREWLADRGGGQDYLDPFCGIRFVPRGLFGDYLAESAMAILAKLRQQGWRIHVVRESVLAARRSGDGLVLETEFGNEYRADHTVLCVGRGKPTDIYALGDAPGFVPEPYPLSRTLSSIPTDAEVAVIGSGLTGIDVVLGLAQRSHRGRIRLLSRSGVLPMVRQRPFSYELKHFTPETFRAIAARGDRIGMEQVIAVMRAEFAAAGEDLDTVVDEIMRQENEDPVELLRRHLADVDSTSLALRILQRVVPVTGPDVWPILTERDKNKLIRQHYRAVMSVCCPMPPTTGSKLLGLIDAGQLKIGAGLRDVEADPDGGFAITTDTGPLHADYVINAVNVPADKIPAKAQPLITSLRDAGLAEQHPRGGVHVERATSRLTVDGVADPRLYALGDLASGSLFFTFGLPSLVDRAYDIAGAVTQEPTALQNVA from the coding sequence ATGAGACACCCACGAGCAACCGGCACGTCCACGCGCGACGAGGGCCGCCAGATCGCCGTCGTCGGCGGTGGCGTCTCCGCCGTCTGCCTGCTCGACGCGCTCGCCGAGTCGGACGGCGAACCGGGCGGCATCACGGTCTTCGAGACCTCGTGCCAGCTGTGGCGGGGCCGGGCGTTCCAGCTGGACCTGGAGACCGTGCGGGTCAACATCCCGCCGGAGGGGATGTCGCTGCGGTTCGGCGACACGACCGTGTTCCGCGAGTGGCTGGCGGATCGTGGCGGCGGCCAGGACTACCTGGATCCCTTCTGTGGCATCAGGTTCGTGCCGCGCGGGCTGTTCGGCGACTACCTCGCCGAGTCCGCGATGGCGATCTTGGCGAAGCTGCGCCAGCAGGGCTGGCGGATCCACGTGGTCAGGGAATCCGTGCTCGCCGCCAGGCGCAGCGGCGACGGGCTGGTGCTGGAGACCGAGTTCGGCAACGAGTACCGGGCCGATCACACGGTCCTCTGCGTCGGGCGCGGCAAGCCGACCGACATCTACGCGCTCGGCGACGCGCCGGGATTCGTCCCGGAGCCGTATCCGCTCAGCCGGACGTTGTCGAGCATCCCGACCGACGCCGAGGTCGCGGTGATCGGCAGCGGGCTGACCGGGATCGACGTCGTGCTCGGCCTGGCGCAGCGGTCGCACCGCGGCCGGATCCGGCTGCTCTCGCGCAGCGGCGTGCTGCCGATGGTCCGCCAGCGCCCGTTTTCCTACGAGCTCAAGCACTTCACGCCCGAGACGTTCCGCGCCATCGCCGCGCGCGGCGACCGGATCGGGATGGAACAGGTCATCGCGGTCATGCGGGCCGAGTTCGCCGCCGCCGGCGAGGATCTCGACACCGTGGTCGACGAGATCATGCGGCAGGAGAACGAAGATCCGGTCGAACTGCTGCGGCGGCATCTCGCCGACGTCGACTCGACGAGCCTGGCGCTGCGCATCCTGCAGCGCGTGGTCCCGGTGACCGGGCCGGACGTCTGGCCCATCCTCACCGAGCGGGACAAGAACAAGCTGATCCGCCAGCACTATCGCGCGGTGATGAGCGTCTGCTGCCCGATGCCGCCGACGACCGGCAGCAAGCTGCTCGGCCTGATCGACGCCGGCCAGCTCAAGATCGGCGCCGGGCTGCGGGACGTCGAAGCCGATCCGGACGGCGGGTTCGCCATCACCACCGACACCGGGCCGCTGCACGCCGACTACGTGATCAACGCGGTCAACGTGCCGGCCGACAAGATCCCGGCGAAGGCGCAGCCGCTGATCACCTCGTTGCGCGACGCCGGGCTCGCCGAGCAGCACCCGCGCGGCGGCGTCCACGTGGAGCGGGCGACGAGCAGGCTGACCGTGGACGGCGTCGCGGATCCGCGGCTGTACGCGCTCGGCGACCTCGCCTCGGGCAGCCTCTTCTTCACCTTCGGCCTGCCCTCGCTCGTCGACCGGGCCTACGACATCGCCGGCGCCGTCACCCAGGAACCCACCGCATTGCAGAACGTCGCCTGA